One genomic region from Jilunia laotingensis encodes:
- a CDS encoding PEGA domain-containing protein, translated as MTNILIKNWLITGFILFCTTIQTISAQNKIEVSSFQRIENDITARVTAPMRDQNGEVCALIRVVTTIQDLMFEPDALGITARENKPGEIWLYVPRGARRISIMHTQLGILRNYFYPDIIEKATVYEMVINTGDEVSKVPAVTNTQLLVIRPEPSTADIYIDGDKVPTENGLFTATMKKGTHTYKAEAPMYASESGTIDLGAEQKIMSISLKPRFGYVEIFSLPEQDADVYVDGALVGRTPYKSDRMPLQSYKIRIEKATYFPIDSTVTIKAGETSGLTFKMTSTIRPKEPRRTLVMAEVGYHPSQISYGGMIGFVRKNGFYARFRSDFGSASTELECDDSGILTENGQQAYYKEGVTHKSRLSISAGYLRRIFHPLYLYVGAGYGKRTLAWETVDGELAKNIDHSASGIAAEIGAIGQYKKIALSVGFHTVNFKYNEISIGLGIMF; from the coding sequence ATGACAAACATTCTTATAAAAAATTGGCTGATAACAGGGTTCATCCTTTTTTGCACAACAATACAAACAATTTCAGCCCAGAATAAAATAGAAGTCTCTTCTTTTCAAAGAATAGAAAATGACATAACGGCACGAGTAACTGCACCCATGCGGGATCAGAATGGAGAAGTATGTGCATTAATCCGTGTAGTGACCACTATACAAGATCTCATGTTTGAACCGGACGCACTTGGAATTACCGCCCGTGAAAACAAACCGGGAGAAATATGGCTATACGTTCCGAGAGGGGCACGGCGAATTTCTATTATGCATACGCAACTTGGAATATTACGGAATTACTTCTATCCAGATATAATAGAAAAGGCCACTGTATACGAAATGGTCATCAATACCGGAGATGAAGTTTCCAAAGTACCTGCAGTTACGAATACTCAACTCCTCGTCATCCGTCCCGAACCTTCCACAGCCGATATCTACATCGATGGAGACAAGGTTCCAACAGAAAATGGTCTGTTCACAGCAACCATGAAAAAGGGTACACACACCTACAAGGCAGAAGCCCCTATGTATGCATCCGAATCAGGTACAATCGATCTTGGGGCAGAACAAAAGATCATGAGCATTTCTCTAAAACCGCGCTTCGGATACGTGGAGATTTTCTCACTGCCGGAGCAGGACGCAGATGTATACGTAGACGGTGCGTTAGTAGGACGCACTCCTTATAAAAGCGACCGCATGCCATTGCAAAGTTATAAGATCCGTATTGAGAAAGCGACTTACTTCCCTATCGACTCGACTGTTACCATAAAAGCAGGCGAGACTTCGGGACTTACATTCAAAATGACCTCGACCATACGTCCCAAGGAACCACGCCGAACGCTTGTCATGGCAGAAGTTGGTTATCATCCTTCACAGATATCTTACGGAGGCATGATAGGTTTTGTTCGTAAAAACGGATTCTACGCACGCTTTAGAAGCGATTTTGGTTCTGCTTCAACGGAATTGGAATGTGACGACAGCGGTATATTGACTGAAAACGGACAACAGGCTTATTATAAAGAAGGTGTTACCCACAAATCGCGTCTTTCAATAAGCGCGGGATACCTTCGCAGGATTTTTCATCCCCTTTACTTATATGTAGGTGCGGGGTATGGTAAACGTACATTAGCTTGGGAAACCGTAGATGGGGAACTTGCAAAAAACATCGACCATTCCGCCTCCGGCATTGCAGCAGAAATTGGAGCCATCGGGCAATATAAAAAGATAGCACTTTCGGTGGGCTTCCATACCGTCAATTTCAAATACAATGAAATTTCCATTGGACTTGGAATCATGTTCTAA
- a CDS encoding UvrD-helicase domain-containing protein: MELLVYKASAGSGKTFTLAVEYIKLLILNPRAYQQILAVTFTNKATAEMKERILSQLYGIWTEDKESEPYLKRVIEETGKSEEEIRCSAGTALSYMLHDYSRFRVETIDSFFQSVMRNLARELELSPNLNIELNNQEVLSDAVDSMIEKLGPTSPVLAWLLDYINERIADDKRWNVSEEVKNFGRNIFDEGYIEKGEGLRRKLIENPSLIKDYRHELKEMETEALEQMKGFYDQFESELEGHALCADELKNGVRGIGSYFRKLNNGILGDDICNATVKKCLDDPKNWATKASPRYSDILQLATDSLIPLLVQAEIFRMKNSRIINSCRLSMQHLNKVQLLANIDEEVRQLNRDNNRFLLSDTNALLHQLVKDGDSSFVFEKIGANIRNVMIDEFQDTSRMQWGNFRLLLLEGLSQGADSLIVGDVKQSIYRWRNGDWGILNGLNERIEQFPIRVKTLKTNRRSENNVIDFNNKLFTAAVNYLCSGNSSKDALRKAYSDVAQESPKEEQKGYVKVTFLKPDEEYDYTEQTLISLGEEVERLLASGVKLNDMAILVRKNKNIPQIADYFDKTLKYKIVSDEAFRLDASLAVCMLIDALRYLSDPENLIARASLITNYRQQIIGDDRGLDALLTGSPEELLPKAFVENRETLRLMPLYELLEELFSIFEMNRIESQDAYLFAFFDAVTDYLQSNSSELDSFVRFWEETLCGKTIPSGEIEGIRIFSIHKSKGLEFHTVLLPFCDWKMENETNNQLVWCIPTEAPFNALDIVPVNYSTQMAESVYRSDYQQEQLQLWVDNLNLLYVAFTRAGKNLIVWSRKGQKGTMAELLTAALPEVARRSHQEWNDEEPYEQGKLCLSSPEKKAISTNKLTRKPDKLPVKMESMRHEIEFRQSNRSADFIKGIDEEDSDDRFINRGRLLHTLFSAIETEQDIDPAIERLIFEGVIGSEEMEKDIRNLTQKAFALPEVQDWYSGNWTLFNECTIIYKERGELQTRRPDRVMMREGQVVVVDFKFGKPNKKYNKQVKGYMNLLVRMGYEKEQINGYLWYVDEGKVEKVNKRIQ; encoded by the coding sequence ATGGAACTCTTAGTATACAAAGCTTCTGCCGGCTCCGGAAAAACTTTCACATTGGCTGTGGAATACATCAAATTACTCATTCTGAATCCCCGGGCTTACCAGCAAATATTGGCTGTGACTTTCACCAACAAAGCCACGGCAGAGATGAAGGAGCGCATTTTGAGTCAGCTTTACGGTATCTGGACAGAAGATAAAGAATCTGAACCTTACCTCAAACGAGTGATCGAAGAAACCGGAAAATCGGAAGAAGAGATACGCTGTTCCGCAGGAACGGCACTAAGCTACATGTTGCATGATTACAGCCGTTTCCGAGTCGAAACCATCGACTCATTCTTCCAATCCGTGATGCGTAACCTGGCACGGGAATTGGAACTCAGCCCGAACCTGAACATCGAACTAAACAATCAGGAGGTACTGAGTGATGCCGTCGACAGCATGATCGAAAAGCTCGGGCCGACTTCTCCCGTATTGGCATGGCTGTTGGATTATATCAACGAACGCATTGCGGACGATAAGCGTTGGAATGTATCGGAAGAGGTGAAAAACTTCGGGCGTAACATTTTCGACGAAGGTTATATAGAAAAGGGAGAAGGATTACGAAGGAAACTCATCGAAAATCCCAGCCTCATCAAAGACTACCGCCACGAATTGAAAGAGATGGAGACGGAGGCATTGGAACAAATGAAAGGCTTCTATGACCAGTTTGAAAGCGAACTGGAGGGACATGCGCTCTGTGCAGATGAGTTGAAAAACGGTGTGCGAGGCATTGGCAGCTATTTTCGTAAACTCAACAATGGAATACTCGGTGACGACATATGCAATGCAACGGTTAAAAAATGCCTGGATGACCCGAAGAATTGGGCCACCAAAGCATCACCACGCTATAGTGATATCTTGCAACTGGCAACGGACAGCCTTATCCCACTTTTGGTGCAAGCCGAAATATTCCGGATGAAGAATAGTAGGATAATAAATAGCTGCCGGCTATCCATGCAACATCTTAACAAAGTGCAGTTACTTGCCAATATCGATGAAGAGGTACGCCAATTGAACCGGGATAACAACCGGTTCCTATTGTCCGACACAAATGCCCTGCTCCACCAACTGGTCAAAGACGGTGATTCTTCCTTCGTCTTTGAAAAGATAGGGGCGAACATCCGCAATGTGATGATCGACGAATTCCAAGATACCAGCCGTATGCAGTGGGGCAATTTCAGGCTTCTTTTGCTGGAAGGGCTATCACAAGGTGCCGACAGCCTGATAGTAGGCGATGTGAAACAATCCATCTACCGCTGGCGTAATGGAGACTGGGGAATATTGAACGGACTGAACGAACGGATAGAACAGTTCCCCATCCGTGTGAAGACCCTTAAGACAAACCGGAGAAGTGAAAACAATGTGATCGATTTTAATAACAAATTATTTACTGCCGCTGTCAATTACCTTTGTTCCGGCAATTCCAGTAAAGACGCACTACGTAAAGCTTACTCCGACGTGGCGCAAGAATCCCCTAAAGAAGAACAAAAAGGATATGTCAAGGTAACATTTCTCAAACCTGACGAAGAGTATGACTATACCGAACAGACGCTTATCAGCCTGGGGGAAGAAGTGGAACGTCTCTTAGCTTCCGGAGTCAAGCTAAATGACATGGCGATACTGGTACGCAAGAATAAGAACATCCCACAAATTGCCGATTATTTTGACAAAACCCTTAAATATAAAATAGTCTCCGATGAAGCATTCCGACTGGATGCCTCTTTAGCCGTATGTATGTTGATAGATGCCTTGCGCTATCTTTCCGACCCTGAAAACCTGATTGCGAGAGCATCGCTGATAACGAACTACAGGCAACAGATCATAGGCGATGACAGGGGTCTGGATGCATTATTGACCGGTAGCCCGGAAGAACTGCTCCCCAAGGCGTTTGTTGAAAACAGGGAAACACTTCGTCTGATGCCTCTATATGAGTTGTTGGAAGAACTATTCAGTATCTTTGAAATGAACCGGATCGAGAGTCAAGACGCCTATCTTTTCGCCTTCTTCGATGCGGTGACAGACTATCTGCAAAGCAATTCATCCGAACTGGACAGCTTCGTCCGTTTTTGGGAAGAAACCTTATGCGGCAAAACCATTCCCAGCGGAGAGATCGAAGGTATCCGTATCTTCTCCATTCATAAATCGAAAGGACTTGAATTCCATACCGTACTCCTCCCCTTCTGCGACTGGAAAATGGAAAACGAGACAAACAACCAATTGGTATGGTGTATTCCTACAGAAGCCCCTTTCAATGCATTGGACATCGTGCCCGTCAATTATTCAACACAAATGGCAGAATCGGTATACCGATCGGATTACCAGCAAGAACAATTGCAGTTGTGGGTAGATAACCTGAATTTGCTTTACGTAGCTTTCACCCGTGCAGGCAAAAACCTGATAGTGTGGAGCCGGAAAGGGCAAAAAGGCACAATGGCAGAATTACTAACGGCCGCATTACCCGAAGTGGCACGCAGGTCTCATCAGGAGTGGAACGATGAAGAACCTTATGAACAGGGCAAACTCTGTTTGTCTTCCCCTGAAAAGAAAGCTATTTCCACCAATAAACTGACTCGGAAACCGGATAAGCTTCCTGTAAAAATGGAATCGATGCGGCATGAAATAGAATTTCGCCAATCGAACCGTTCGGCAGATTTTATCAAAGGCATTGACGAGGAGGACTCGGACGACCGCTTCATCAATCGCGGACGATTATTGCACACGCTCTTTTCGGCCATTGAAACGGAACAGGACATCGATCCGGCCATTGAGCGGCTGATATTCGAAGGAGTCATCGGCAGCGAGGAAATGGAAAAGGACATTAGGAATCTGACACAAAAAGCTTTCGCTTTGCCGGAAGTGCAGGACTGGTATTCGGGCAACTGGACGCTATTCAATGAATGCACCATTATATATAAGGAGAGAGGGGAATTACAAACCCGCCGTCCCGACCGAGTGATGATGAGGGAAGGACAAGTGGTAGTGGTAGACTTCAAATTCGGTAAACCGAATAAAAAGTATAATAAACAAGTAAAAGGATACATGAACCTACTTGTCCGGATGGGATATGAAAAAGAACAGATCAACGGATACTTGTGGTATGTAGACGAAGGAAAAGTGGAAAAAGTGAATAAAAGAATACAATAG
- a CDS encoding PD-(D/E)XK nuclease family protein: METFLQLVAQDLYTKIGNDLSRVAIVFPNKRAGLFFNEHLAAQSDHPLWSPAYISISELFQQLSRQKLGDPIRLVCELYKIFREETKSEESLDDFYFWGELLISDFDDVDKNLVDAGKLFTNIKDLKNIMDDFDFLDEEQESAIRQFFQNFSIEKRTVLKEKFISLWDKLGTIYQRFRMKLEEEGIAYEGMLYRNVIENLSTDKLRYDKYVFVGFNVLNKVENHFFSLLQDAGKALFYWDYDIFYTRLSKHRHEAGEFILRNLKLFPNELPEEVFDCLRKPKKVRFISSPTENAQARYLPQWVREVVKEETKLSNEKENAVVLCNEALLLPVLHSIPPEVKNVNITMGFPLSQTPVYSFINAALELQTTGYRPDTGRYTYETVQAILKHPYTRQLSSKAEPLERDLTKTNRFYPLPTELKQDGFLALLFTPCKNIHELCIYITGVLKEISILYRQQSEHDDIFNQLYRESLFKSFTLVNRLLNLIETGELQIRIDTFKRLLNRLLTTANIPFHGEPAIGMQIMGVLETRNLDFRNLIMLSLNEGQLPKAGGESSFIPYNLRKAFGMTTIEHKNAVYAYYFYRLVQRAENITLIYNTSSDGLNRGEESRFMLQFLVEWPHDIVREFLEAGQSPQSNQEIIIDKTPEILNRINYKYDFTRNPKAFPLSPSALNAYLDCKLRFYYRYVAGLKAPDEVSAEIDSSLFGTIFHRAAELAYNDLSANGKEIRKEDLERLLRDNIRLQGYVDRAFKEEFFHVEPDEKPEYNGIQLLNSKVIYSYLKQLLRNDLQYAPFSMVGMEKKVSEEMQVKTPSGSISVRIGGTIDRMDCKDDTLRIVDYKTGGSPKTPASIEQLFTPAEGRPNYIFQTFLYAAIMSRKQSLKIAPALLYIHRAANENYTPVIEMGEPRKPKLPVNNFAFFEDEFRERLQALLEEIFGDEVPFTQTENTKACEYCDFRALCGGSSRTRK; the protein is encoded by the coding sequence ATGGAAACATTTCTCCAACTGGTCGCGCAAGACCTATACACCAAAATAGGAAACGATCTCTCACGAGTAGCAATCGTATTTCCAAACAAACGTGCCGGCTTATTCTTTAATGAACATCTGGCTGCACAGTCGGATCATCCATTATGGTCACCGGCTTATATCAGTATCAGCGAACTGTTCCAACAATTGTCCCGACAAAAGTTGGGCGATCCCATACGATTGGTATGCGAACTGTATAAAATATTCCGTGAGGAAACAAAGAGCGAAGAATCGCTTGATGATTTTTATTTCTGGGGAGAATTGCTAATCAGTGATTTCGATGATGTAGACAAGAATCTGGTTGATGCCGGTAAACTCTTCACCAACATCAAGGATCTCAAAAACATAATGGATGATTTCGATTTCCTCGATGAAGAACAGGAAAGCGCCATCCGGCAGTTTTTCCAGAACTTTTCCATTGAGAAGCGCACGGTATTGAAAGAGAAATTCATCTCTCTTTGGGATAAACTGGGAACTATATACCAACGTTTCCGTATGAAATTAGAAGAAGAGGGAATCGCGTATGAAGGGATGCTTTATCGCAATGTGATAGAGAACCTCTCTACAGACAAGCTCCGTTACGATAAATATGTATTTGTAGGATTCAATGTATTAAACAAAGTGGAAAACCATTTTTTCTCTTTGCTACAAGATGCCGGTAAGGCTCTATTCTACTGGGATTACGATATTTTCTACACTCGTCTTTCAAAGCATAGGCACGAAGCGGGAGAGTTTATACTCCGAAACCTGAAGCTTTTCCCGAATGAACTCCCTGAAGAAGTTTTCGATTGCTTACGCAAGCCTAAGAAAGTACGCTTCATCTCCTCTCCTACCGAAAATGCACAGGCACGTTATCTGCCGCAATGGGTCAGAGAAGTGGTTAAGGAAGAAACAAAGCTCAGCAACGAAAAGGAAAACGCTGTGGTACTTTGTAACGAGGCTTTGCTACTTCCCGTGCTTCATTCGATTCCGCCCGAAGTGAAGAATGTAAATATCACTATGGGATTTCCATTATCCCAAACCCCGGTATACAGTTTCATTAATGCCGCCCTTGAATTGCAAACCACGGGGTATCGCCCGGATACCGGACGTTATACTTATGAAACAGTACAAGCGATACTGAAACACCCATATACCCGGCAACTATCTTCCAAAGCTGAACCGTTGGAACGTGACCTGACAAAGACGAACCGTTTCTATCCATTACCAACGGAATTGAAACAGGATGGTTTTCTTGCACTCCTATTCACTCCATGCAAGAACATTCATGAGTTATGCATCTACATCACCGGGGTGCTAAAAGAAATATCCATCCTCTACCGCCAGCAATCGGAACATGACGATATCTTCAATCAGCTTTATCGTGAATCATTATTTAAAAGCTTCACGTTGGTGAACCGTTTGCTCAATTTGATTGAAACGGGAGAATTACAAATCCGTATCGATACCTTCAAACGGCTACTAAACCGTCTATTGACGACTGCCAATATTCCTTTTCACGGAGAGCCTGCCATCGGTATGCAGATCATGGGAGTACTCGAGACACGTAATCTTGATTTCCGCAATCTTATCATGCTTTCACTCAATGAAGGCCAGTTGCCGAAAGCCGGAGGCGAATCCTCTTTTATTCCTTATAATCTCCGCAAAGCTTTCGGAATGACGACCATAGAACATAAGAATGCGGTATATGCATATTATTTCTATCGACTGGTCCAAAGGGCAGAAAACATCACATTGATTTATAACACCTCTTCCGACGGGTTAAATCGGGGAGAAGAATCCCGCTTCATGTTACAATTCCTCGTAGAGTGGCCGCACGACATCGTTCGCGAGTTCCTCGAAGCCGGGCAGTCACCTCAAAGCAACCAGGAGATCATCATCGATAAAACACCGGAAATACTCAATCGAATAAATTATAAATACGATTTCACGCGGAACCCGAAGGCATTCCCGCTTTCACCTTCCGCACTCAATGCATACTTGGATTGTAAACTACGCTTTTATTACCGCTATGTGGCCGGGCTGAAAGCTCCCGACGAGGTCAGTGCCGAAATAGATTCATCCCTGTTCGGCACTATTTTCCATCGTGCAGCCGAACTGGCTTACAATGATTTGAGCGCAAACGGCAAAGAAATACGGAAAGAAGATTTAGAGAGACTTTTACGAGACAATATCCGCCTTCAAGGGTACGTAGACAGGGCTTTTAAAGAAGAATTCTTCCATGTCGAACCGGATGAGAAGCCGGAATACAATGGGATTCAGTTACTAAATTCCAAAGTTATCTATTCTTATCTGAAACAGCTATTAAGAAACGATCTCCAATATGCTCCTTTCTCCATGGTTGGAATGGAGAAAAAAGTTAGTGAAGAAATGCAGGTCAAGACTCCGTCCGGATCGATAAGTGTCCGCATTGGCGGGACAATTGATAGAATGGATTGCAAAGACGACACGCTCCGTATTGTTGATTATAAGACAGGAGGAAGTCCAAAGACACCTGCCAGCATCGAACAACTTTTCACCCCAGCTGAAGGAAGACCGAATTATATCTTTCAAACCTTCCTTTATGCTGCCATTATGAGCCGGAAGCAATCGCTAAAAATAGCTCCGGCATTGCTTTACATCCACCGGGCTGCCAATGAAAACTATACCCCTGTCATCGAAATGGGTGAACCAAGAAAGCCCAAGTTGCCCGTTAATAATTTCGCCTTTTTCGAAGATGAGTTCCGGGAACGATTACAAGCTCTATTGGAAGAAATTTTCGGAGATGAAGTTCCCTTTACGCAAACAGAAAACACGAAAGCCTGCGAATATTGCGACTTCCGTGCTTTATGTGGCGGTAGTTCCCGTACGAGGAAGTAA
- a CDS encoding helix-turn-helix domain-containing protein: protein MNTNTELQLAWQFIENTGTHLFLTGRAGTGKTTFLKELKAKSHKRMVVVAPTGIAAINAGGVTIHSFFQLSFAPYIPDTTFASAQASYKMGKEKVNIIRSLDLLVIDEISMVRADLLDAVDAVLRQYRDRYKPFGGVQLLMIGDLQQLAPVIKEDDWQLLRPFYDTAFFFGSRALRQTEYVTIELKQVYRQSDAFFLDLLNKIRENSADDTVLAELNKRYLPGFKPDKEEGYIRLTTHNYQAQRYNDNQLAALPGDAFSFKAKIDGTFPESAYPADEVLTVKKGAQIMFIKNDTSGEHRFYNGKIGIVLDTGKDGIIVRGNGDDESFLLETEEWTNSKYILNPVSKEITEEVEGTFRQYPIRLAWAITIHKSQGLTFERAIIDANLSFAHGQVYVALSRCKSLEGMVLSSPLRLESIITDHTIDDFNREMEMMSPDRVKLNLLQRQYFYELLCEQFDFHSLERDFGHVLRILDEHLYRLYPKLLGQYKEAFEHYKTEVTKVGDTFQSQYTELVNATDDYAHDEKLQKRLISGANYFKTKLEELLSPLLAMTKVQTDNKDIKRRMTDAISTLQTALHVKIGTLSFTGEEGFSVSSYLKHKALLTLAANDHNSAGEHKSRSASSSAKSDKTNKIEVPSDILHPELYKQLIAWRNSEASGAGLPVYTIIQQKAILGIVNLLPVDIESLIRIPYFGKKGAEKYGDVLLDMVNRYVEDKHIQRPEISAFTNKNAGKEMKPEDVKDSKSDVIKKPRPDTKEVSYNLFCQGMKLEDIAKARELVTGTIATHLEYYVRQGRIKIDQLVSQDKIEKVKHHLQQHPDMRGLTQIKVAMGDEVSYADIKLVLASI from the coding sequence ATAAACACGAATACTGAATTGCAACTAGCCTGGCAATTCATAGAGAATACGGGTACGCATCTTTTTCTTACCGGGAGAGCCGGGACAGGAAAGACCACTTTTCTTAAGGAATTGAAAGCGAAATCGCATAAGCGCATGGTTGTGGTGGCACCTACGGGAATTGCTGCCATCAATGCAGGCGGTGTTACGATTCATTCTTTTTTTCAACTCTCTTTTGCTCCTTATATTCCTGATACAACTTTTGCTTCCGCACAGGCATCGTATAAGATGGGAAAAGAAAAAGTGAATATTATCCGCAGCCTCGATCTATTGGTAATCGATGAGATCAGTATGGTACGGGCTGATCTTTTGGATGCGGTAGATGCTGTCCTCCGCCAATATCGTGATCGGTATAAGCCCTTCGGAGGAGTTCAACTGCTGATGATCGGTGATTTGCAACAATTAGCCCCTGTGATCAAGGAGGACGATTGGCAGTTGCTACGCCCTTTTTATGATACTGCTTTCTTTTTTGGTAGTCGTGCGTTGCGACAAACCGAATATGTTACAATCGAATTGAAACAAGTATATCGTCAAAGTGATGCCTTCTTTCTGGATTTATTGAATAAGATACGTGAGAACAGTGCAGATGATACTGTTCTTGCAGAGTTGAATAAACGCTATCTTCCAGGGTTCAAGCCCGATAAAGAAGAGGGATACATCCGCTTAACTACCCATAATTATCAGGCGCAACGATATAATGACAATCAACTTGCCGCTTTGCCGGGCGATGCTTTTTCTTTTAAGGCAAAGATTGACGGTACTTTCCCGGAATCGGCTTATCCGGCGGATGAAGTGCTGACTGTAAAGAAAGGAGCCCAAATCATGTTTATAAAGAACGATACTTCCGGTGAACATCGTTTTTATAACGGAAAAATTGGTATTGTACTCGATACCGGAAAAGATGGAATTATCGTACGTGGCAACGGGGATGACGAATCTTTCCTTCTTGAGACAGAAGAATGGACAAATAGCAAATACATATTGAATCCTGTCAGCAAAGAGATTACTGAAGAGGTAGAAGGGACTTTCAGACAATATCCCATTCGATTGGCATGGGCTATTACCATTCATAAAAGTCAGGGATTGACTTTTGAACGGGCTATCATCGATGCGAATCTTTCATTTGCCCATGGACAAGTGTATGTTGCCCTAAGCCGATGTAAGAGTTTGGAAGGGATGGTGTTAAGTTCCCCCCTCAGATTGGAATCGATAATTACCGACCATACGATAGATGACTTTAATCGCGAAATGGAAATGATGTCACCCGATCGTGTAAAACTGAATTTGCTTCAACGTCAGTATTTCTATGAATTGTTATGCGAACAATTTGACTTCCATTCCTTGGAGCGTGATTTCGGACATGTGCTTCGTATATTGGACGAACATCTGTACCGGCTTTATCCGAAATTGCTCGGGCAATATAAAGAAGCTTTCGAACATTATAAAACAGAAGTCACAAAGGTTGGAGATACTTTTCAATCGCAATATACAGAGCTTGTAAATGCTACAGATGATTATGCCCACGATGAAAAGTTGCAGAAACGTTTGATTTCCGGTGCGAATTATTTTAAAACGAAATTGGAAGAGTTATTATCTCCTTTGCTTGCAATGACAAAAGTACAGACTGATAATAAAGATATCAAGAGAAGAATGACGGATGCTATAAGTACTCTTCAGACGGCTTTACATGTGAAGATAGGCACTTTGTCGTTTACCGGGGAAGAAGGTTTCTCTGTTTCTTCTTATCTTAAGCATAAGGCTTTACTCACACTGGCAGCCAATGATCATAACAGTGCGGGTGAGCATAAATCTCGTAGTGCTTCTTCGTCCGCAAAATCCGATAAGACAAACAAGATAGAAGTTCCTTCGGACATATTACATCCTGAACTATATAAGCAGCTGATTGCCTGGAGAAACTCGGAGGCATCCGGAGCCGGACTTCCTGTGTATACTATTATTCAGCAAAAGGCAATATTAGGAATAGTAAATCTATTACCGGTAGATATTGAATCTTTAATACGTATTCCATATTTTGGAAAGAAAGGAGCCGAAAAGTATGGGGATGTATTGTTGGATATGGTGAATCGTTATGTAGAGGATAAACATATACAACGTCCGGAAATATCTGCATTTACTAACAAGAATGCAGGAAAGGAGATGAAACCGGAGGATGTGAAAGATTCTAAATCGGACGTTATAAAGAAGCCTAGACCAGATACAAAGGAGGTTAGTTATAACCTGTTTTGTCAAGGGATGAAGCTTGAAGACATAGCAAAGGCACGGGAATTGGTGACCGGTACAATCGCTACCCATCTGGAATATTATGTTCGTCAGGGTAGAATAAAGATTGATCAGCTCGTGTCACAAGATAAGATAGAGAAGGTAAAACATCATTTACAGCAGCATCCCGATATGCGTGGATTGACGCAGATAAAGGTGGCCATGGGAGATGAAGTATCATATGCGGATATAAAGTTGGTATTGGCTTCTATATAG
- a CDS encoding F0F1 ATP synthase subunit gamma, which yields MASLKEVKTRINSVQSTRKITSAMKMVASAKLHKAQGAIENMLPYQRQMNKILRNFLSADLDIESPYIKRREVKRVAIVMFSSNSSLCGAFNANVIKMFLHTVGEYRKLGQDNILIYPIGRKIEEAIKKMGFFPKGSYQSLSDKPTYKEASALAEHLMKLYADEEVDRVELIYHHFRSMGVQELLRETYLPIDLSQLEEEQEAEVEENLMVNDYIIEPSAEQLIADLLPKVLCQKMFTAAMDSNASEHAARTLAMQVATDNANELIQDLTKQYNKGRQQAITNELLDIIGGSMK from the coding sequence ATGGCTTCACTTAAGGAAGTAAAAACCAGAATAAATTCGGTACAGAGTACCCGAAAGATCACTTCAGCAATGAAGATGGTGGCTTCTGCCAAATTGCATAAGGCGCAGGGAGCCATTGAAAACATGTTGCCTTATCAGAGGCAGATGAATAAAATACTAAGAAATTTTCTTAGTGCCGATCTTGACATAGAATCTCCTTATATAAAAAGGAGGGAAGTAAAACGTGTAGCAATTGTTATGTTTTCCTCCAATAGTTCTTTATGTGGTGCTTTCAATGCAAATGTTATAAAAATGTTTCTGCATACAGTTGGGGAGTACCGGAAATTAGGTCAGGATAATATTCTTATTTACCCGATAGGACGTAAAATTGAAGAAGCTATCAAGAAAATGGGCTTTTTCCCGAAAGGAAGTTATCAATCTTTATCGGACAAACCCACTTATAAGGAAGCCTCTGCATTGGCCGAACATTTAATGAAACTCTATGCCGATGAAGAAGTGGACAGAGTGGAGTTGATCTATCATCATTTCCGTTCGATGGGGGTACAGGAATTGCTTCGAGAAACATATCTACCCATTGACTTGTCTCAACTGGAAGAAGAACAGGAAGCAGAGGTAGAAGAGAATCTGATGGTAAATGATTATATTATAGAACCTTCGGCAGAACAATTGATTGCCGATCTTCTCCCGAAAGTTTTGTGCCAGAAGATGTTTACGGCTGCAATGGATTCCAATGCTTCGGAACATGCTGCTCGTACATTGGCTATGCAGGTTGCTACGGACAATGCCAATGAATTGATACAAGATTTGACGAAACAATATAATAAGGGTCGGCAACAAGCGATAACGAACGAGCTGCTCGATATTATCGGTGGATCGATGAAATGA